One genomic segment of Brassica napus cultivar Da-Ae chromosome A3, Da-Ae, whole genome shotgun sequence includes these proteins:
- the LOC106437528 gene encoding uncharacterized protein LOC106437528, whose amino-acid sequence MEGKIEIIFSMVLVIATILMRPGIAEIQTVPQFPLIPGSPIDITKCWSSLTSIQGCVTEIYKSVVTGKFENVGPACCKAFTDVDAKCWPTMFPLNPLFPPLIKDGCSRISGATPSHTTLQFPVIPGSPVDLTKCLSSLVSVQGCVTEIHKSLLTGKFDNVGAMCCKAFLVIDAKCWPQMFPLNPFFPPLLKDGCSRIAVAPTHK is encoded by the coding sequence ATGGAAGGTAAGATTGAAATTATCTTTTCCATGGTTCTAGTCATTGCCACTATTCTTATGAGGCCGGGGATAGCCGAGATCCAAACCGTACCTCAATTTCCTTTAATTCCTGGTTCTCCCATCGATATCACAAAGTGTTGGTCATCACTTACCAGCATTCAAGGTTGTGTAACCGAAATCTACAAATCTGTCGTAACGGGTAAGTTTGAAAACGTTGGACCAGCTTGCTGCAAGGCTTTTACGGATGTAGATGCAAAATGTTGGCCAACAATGTTTCCTCTGAATCCATTGTTCCCTCCTCTTATCAAGGATGGTTGTTCACGCATCAGCGGAGCTACACCATCACACACAACACTCCAGTTCCCTGTGATTCCTGGTTCTCCGGTCGACCTCACAAAATGTTTGTCATCACTCGTCAGCGTTCAAGGTTGCGTAACTGAAATCCACAAATCGCTTCTCACAGGGAAGTTTGATAATGTTGGAGCTATGTGTTGCAAGGCGTTTTTGGTTATAGATGCCAAATGTTGGCCACAAATGTTTCCGCTAAATCCGTTCTTCCCTCCTCTTCTCAAAGATGGATGTTCTCGTATTGCAGTCGCTCCCACACACAAATGA
- the BNAA03G12130D gene encoding uncharacterized protein BNAA03G12130D, giving the protein MGYVLRVRMASFFAGAATASFIGLSVLYKDYKVAHESISQQAKAFHDSLDRRISALESLRQTEAPQLPETTTD; this is encoded by the exons atggggtaCGTGTTGAGGGTGAGAATGGCATCTTTCTTCGCCGGAGCTGCGACTGCGTCTTTCATAGGCCTCTCTGTTCTCTATAAGGATTACAAAGTCGCTCACGAATCCATTTCTCAGCAG GCAAAGGCTTTTCATGACTCTCTGGATAGAAGGATCTCTGCTCTTGAAAGCTTGAGACAAACTGAAGCTCCTCAGCTTCCCGAGACAACAACTGATTAG
- the LOC106441687 gene encoding uncharacterized protein At4g04775-like → MAALVEFGFPKECYCGGEPLVATSYTRTDPGRRFYTCKNKQDGDCHVYKWWDVAATEEIKALGAQVTLLTDKVDSLSFVGYEDTEVRELKEVQFDMEQKLVRLESIVCDLGRKKSRFGYGFELVVGVLVVVLVIIAIGVAARM, encoded by the exons ATGGCTGCTCTAG TGGAGTTTGGCTTCCCCAAGGAGTGCTACTGTGGTGGAGAGCCACTTGTAGCCACTTCTTACACAAGAACTGACCCGGGGAGAAGGTTCTACACCTGCAAGAACAAACAGGACGGAGACTGCCATGTCTACAAGTGGTGGGACGTCGCGGCTACAGAGGAGATCAAAGCACTTGGTGCACAAGTGACCCTCCTCACTGATAAGGTAGATTCGCTTTCATTCGTCGGTTACGAGGACACCGAGGTGCGGGAGTTAAAGGAAGTTCAATTTGATATGGAGCAGAAATTGGTTAGGTTGGAGAGCATTGTATGTGACTTAGGTAGAAAGAAATCTAGATTTGGTTATGGGTTTGAACTAGTTGTAGGTGTTCTGGTGGTTGTGTTAGTCATAATAGCCATCGGAGTAGCTGCTCGTATGTAG